One Herbaspirillum rubrisubalbicans genomic window carries:
- a CDS encoding dynamin family protein, whose product MSTQEQRFIEAIASQAKEGVDLQPLLDALRDWLSDLRQALQAGQIDASGLQATSPLAQRITALHQALAHQQQRRHQQWLALAPARALAQRFEGKLMLLVFGKFNAGKSSLCNFLAQRFAQRRQTVQYFHLHDGQLVESEESFHEGATETTARLQGVCLGDGLVLLDTPGLHSATDDNAALTQRFLDSADAVLWLTSSTSPGQVQELDELARELRRGKPLLPVLTRSDVIEEDEVDGQIVKRLRNKSAANRADQEADVRARAADKLQSLGVALSQLKTPVSVSAYVARSQGADAAVMEAAGFERLYATLLALLAPAMAYRERKPAEVLLHHLQEDVLAPLKERTLPALADLQQLISAQQQALPTQQARIVQLAWRELMPGLPALLEKHAATGDVAAVLASLQAPLMHAFERHARAVLDHHVLSAPAVVPLALPTGVAYEAAVAGDLPPSYEKLYAALGQTVQVSLEQLAGEVAAICTARLAALSEALERKQDIIALYAQRLGEIEHSLRPQTQALAPPATA is encoded by the coding sequence GGAGGGCGTTGACCTGCAACCGCTGTTGGACGCCTTGCGCGACTGGCTCAGTGACTTGCGCCAAGCCCTGCAGGCTGGACAGATCGATGCCAGCGGTCTGCAGGCAACCAGCCCGCTGGCCCAGCGCATCACTGCCCTGCATCAGGCCCTGGCGCACCAGCAGCAGCGGCGCCACCAGCAATGGCTGGCGCTGGCGCCGGCGCGCGCGCTGGCCCAGCGTTTCGAGGGCAAGCTGATGCTGCTGGTGTTCGGCAAGTTCAATGCCGGTAAAAGCTCGCTATGCAACTTTCTCGCGCAGCGCTTTGCCCAGCGCCGCCAGACGGTGCAGTATTTCCACCTGCACGACGGGCAACTGGTAGAAAGTGAAGAATCCTTCCACGAAGGCGCCACCGAAACGACGGCGCGTCTGCAAGGGGTATGCCTGGGCGATGGCCTGGTCCTGTTGGATACCCCTGGCCTGCATTCGGCCACCGATGACAATGCCGCGTTGACCCAGCGCTTCCTGGACAGCGCCGACGCCGTGCTGTGGCTGACCAGCTCGACCTCGCCCGGCCAGGTGCAGGAGCTAGATGAACTGGCGCGCGAACTGCGCCGCGGCAAGCCGCTGCTGCCGGTGCTCACCCGCAGCGACGTGATCGAAGAAGACGAAGTCGACGGCCAGATCGTCAAGCGCTTGCGCAACAAGAGTGCTGCCAATCGCGCCGACCAGGAAGCCGACGTGCGCGCCCGCGCCGCCGACAAGCTGCAATCGCTGGGCGTGGCGCTGAGCCAGTTGAAGACACCGGTTTCGGTCTCGGCCTACGTGGCACGCAGTCAGGGAGCCGATGCCGCGGTCATGGAGGCGGCCGGATTCGAACGCCTGTATGCCACCTTGCTGGCGCTATTGGCCCCGGCCATGGCCTACCGCGAGCGCAAGCCGGCCGAAGTGCTGCTGCACCATCTACAGGAAGACGTGCTGGCCCCGCTGAAGGAGCGGACCCTGCCGGCACTGGCCGACCTGCAGCAACTGATCTCCGCGCAACAGCAAGCCCTGCCGACACAGCAGGCGCGCATCGTGCAACTGGCCTGGCGCGAACTGATGCCGGGCTTGCCGGCGCTGCTGGAAAAACACGCCGCCACCGGTGATGTGGCCGCCGTGCTGGCGAGCCTGCAAGCGCCGCTCATGCACGCCTTCGAGCGTCATGCGCGCGCCGTGCTTGATCATCACGTATTGTCGGCACCGGCAGTGGTGCCACTGGCCCTGCCTACCGGGGTCGCGTATGAGGCCGCCGTGGCGGGCGACTTGCCGCCTTCCTATGAAAAACTGTACGCGGCGCTGGGGCAAACCGTACAGGTCAGCCTGGAGCAACTGGCTGGCGAAGTGGCTGCTATCTGTACTGCTCGTCTGGCTGCACTGTCAGAAGCACTGGAGCGCAAGCAGGACATCATTGCGCTGTATGCCCAGCGGCTGGGCGAGATCGAACATAGCCTGCGGCCGCAGACACAGGCCCTAGCACCCCCCGCCACTGCATGA
- a CDS encoding DUF5666 domain-containing protein, translated as MMKISLSQVFRSALVPALLAGQLLSTAAMAQTPAMVGIRGVIVSVGNEKLVVKSNRGGEQSVTLDKDTRVAAISLANINDIKPGSYIGAAGIPQPDGSQKALEVHVFPPSMAGTGDGHRPFDLAPNSTMTNGTVGDVIASNGRTLTLKYKNGEKKIVVPDDVPIVSLEPGDRSLLAAGVKVVVRARKNADGSLTAASISAGKNGITPPM; from the coding sequence ATGATGAAGATATCCCTGTCCCAAGTCTTTCGCAGCGCCCTGGTGCCGGCGCTGCTTGCCGGTCAATTGTTGAGCACGGCGGCCATGGCACAAACGCCAGCCATGGTCGGTATCCGCGGTGTCATCGTCTCGGTTGGTAACGAAAAACTGGTCGTCAAGAGCAACCGCGGTGGCGAGCAGAGCGTGACGCTCGACAAGGACACCCGCGTGGCCGCCATTTCCCTGGCCAACATCAACGACATCAAGCCCGGCAGCTATATCGGCGCGGCGGGTATTCCGCAGCCGGACGGTTCGCAGAAGGCCTTGGAGGTCCACGTATTCCCGCCGTCCATGGCCGGTACCGGCGATGGCCATCGTCCCTTCGACCTGGCGCCCAACAGCACCATGACCAATGGCACCGTGGGTGATGTCATCGCCAGCAACGGTCGCACGCTGACGCTGAAGTACAAGAATGGCGAAAAGAAGATCGTCGTGCCCGACGATGTGCCCATCGTCAGCCTCGAACCGGGTGACCGTTCGCTGCTGGCTGCTGGCGTGAAGGTGGTGGTGCGGGCGCGCAAGAATGCCGATGGCAGCCTCACCGCGGCCAGCATCAGTGCCGGCAAGAACGGCATCACGCCGCCGATGTAA
- a CDS encoding cytochrome b/b6 domain-containing protein: MPRPPVRHPLAVRIAHWLNALAVACMISSGWGIYNASPIFSFKFAPWMTLGGWLGGSIAWHLAAMWLLVVNGLFYLIYGSVSGHFRRHLLPLHMSEVLQDARQALRFRLPHQPGVYNAVQKLLYWVVILLGILVVLSGLAIWKPVQLDGLAALLGGFDVARKVHFVAMAGIAGFVVVHLTLVAIVPKTLIPMLTGGRDKQAISS; encoded by the coding sequence ATGCCCCGTCCTCCCGTTCGTCATCCGCTGGCCGTGCGTATCGCCCACTGGCTCAATGCATTGGCCGTCGCCTGCATGATCAGTAGCGGCTGGGGCATCTATAACGCCTCGCCCATCTTCAGCTTCAAGTTTGCGCCGTGGATGACCTTGGGCGGCTGGCTGGGCGGCTCCATTGCCTGGCATCTCGCGGCCATGTGGCTGCTGGTGGTCAATGGACTGTTCTATCTCATCTATGGAAGTGTCAGCGGACACTTCCGTCGCCATCTTCTGCCCCTGCACATGTCAGAGGTCTTACAGGATGCACGCCAGGCACTGCGCTTTCGTCTGCCGCATCAGCCTGGTGTTTATAACGCCGTGCAGAAGCTGCTGTATTGGGTCGTGATCTTGCTGGGCATCCTGGTGGTGCTGTCGGGGCTGGCGATCTGGAAGCCGGTACAGCTGGATGGGCTGGCGGCATTGTTGGGCGGCTTCGATGTCGCCCGTAAGGTTCACTTTGTCGCGATGGCCGGTATTGCCGGCTTCGTGGTGGTGCATCTGACGTTGGTGGCGATCGTCCCCAAGACCCTGATCCCGATGCTCACCGGGGGCCGCGACAAGCAGGCAATCTCATCATGA
- a CDS encoding molybdopterin-dependent oxidoreductase: MKKQDDVTSRPAEEISLRDHRQALVKVERRLLLRSALSLGALSMLSGCDLQDNDSVDKVLWAMSRWNDRVQAMLFRGQKLAPTYAASQIIDPFPFNAFYEEFNAPDIDGSAWRLEVSGLVSDKRPWTLERLRALPQAGQITRHICIEGWSAIGQWSGVPLRLFLQAVGADLTARYVGFKCADRYYSSLDMPTALHPQTILALDFGQQALPTAYGYPLKVRVPTKLGFKNPKHVVAIFVSNQNPGGYWEDQGYNWFSGI; encoded by the coding sequence ATGAAAAAACAGGACGATGTGACATCCCGACCGGCCGAGGAGATTTCGCTGCGCGACCATCGCCAGGCCCTGGTGAAGGTGGAGCGGCGCCTGTTGCTGCGTTCGGCCTTGTCGCTGGGCGCGCTGTCGATGCTCTCGGGTTGCGACCTGCAGGACAACGATAGCGTGGATAAGGTGCTGTGGGCCATGTCGCGCTGGAATGACCGCGTGCAGGCGATGCTGTTCCGTGGCCAGAAGCTGGCACCCACCTATGCGGCCAGCCAGATTATCGATCCCTTTCCCTTCAATGCCTTTTACGAGGAATTCAACGCGCCTGATATCGATGGCAGTGCCTGGCGCCTGGAGGTCTCCGGGCTGGTCAGCGACAAGCGGCCCTGGACCCTGGAGCGCTTGCGTGCGTTGCCGCAGGCCGGGCAGATCACCCGCCATATCTGCATCGAAGGCTGGAGCGCCATCGGCCAATGGTCCGGCGTTCCCCTGCGCTTGTTCCTGCAGGCGGTAGGCGCGGATCTGACGGCCAGGTACGTAGGCTTCAAGTGTGCAGACCGTTATTACTCCAGCCTGGACATGCCCACCGCACTGCATCCCCAGACCATCCTGGCGCTCGACTTCGGCCAGCAAGCCTTGCCGACGGCCTATGGCTACCCCCTCAAGGTAAGGGTGCCCACCAAGCTGGGATTCAAGAATCCCAAGCATGTGGTGGCCATCTTCGTGAGCAACCAGAATCCGGGCGGATACTGGGAAGACCAGGGCTATAACTGGTTTAGCGGCATCTGA
- a CDS encoding methyl-accepting chemotaxis protein — protein sequence MIKNIRIGSRLGAGFAVVLVFSMVVAAVGIWRLQTVAQQTREMMDVPLKTERLVGQWNTLLLIAIQRTTTVVKSHDPELEAFLGKEAAASSKESAQTLKDVEQLLTSDEEKKLFAAINVARKQFLTIRDQIYAAKKQGDAAKVEELYQKQYVGIAANTQGAMRALLDFERARIDEISADIQQDAASSQWQIFALEAVILLCGIAFAVLLTRSITRPVNAALAISQRVAAGDLTSRAQPMGRDELGQLVASLQGMSERLHGVVSTVRLGADSIAVASGEIANGNLDLSARTEEQAGALEETAASIEQLTSSVRTNSEHAHQANDLVKSAASIAGQGGVVMDELIATMGNINESSRKIVDIIGVIDGIAFQTNILALNAAVEAARAGEQGRGFAVVASEVRALAQRSAAAAKEIKQLIDDSVEKVGAGSQLVEKAGKTMQEVVGSVQGAHTLVGEISTASREQAEGIHQVNQAVSQMDGVTQQNAALVEQAAAAAKSLEDQAAQLKRAVAFFALQVA from the coding sequence ATGATCAAGAACATACGTATCGGCTCGCGCCTGGGGGCGGGATTTGCCGTGGTGCTGGTGTTTTCCATGGTGGTGGCAGCAGTGGGGATTTGGCGCTTGCAGACGGTGGCGCAGCAGACCCGGGAGATGATGGATGTGCCACTGAAGACCGAGCGCCTGGTGGGCCAATGGAATACGCTGCTGCTGATCGCCATCCAGCGCACGACCACCGTGGTCAAGAGCCATGATCCCGAACTGGAAGCCTTCCTCGGCAAGGAAGCCGCCGCCTCCAGCAAGGAATCGGCGCAGACCTTGAAGGATGTCGAGCAACTGTTGACCAGCGACGAAGAGAAAAAACTGTTCGCCGCCATCAATGTCGCGCGCAAGCAGTTCCTCACCATCCGTGACCAGATCTATGCCGCCAAGAAGCAGGGTGATGCGGCCAAGGTGGAAGAGCTCTACCAGAAGCAATACGTGGGCATCGCCGCCAATACCCAGGGCGCCATGCGCGCCTTGCTCGATTTCGAGCGCGCCCGCATCGATGAAATCTCTGCCGATATCCAGCAGGACGCCGCCAGCAGCCAATGGCAGATCTTTGCGCTGGAAGCGGTGATCCTGCTCTGCGGTATTGCCTTCGCGGTGCTGCTCACGCGCAGCATCACGCGCCCGGTCAATGCGGCCCTGGCCATTTCGCAGCGGGTTGCGGCCGGTGACCTGACTTCGCGTGCCCAGCCCATGGGGCGCGATGAACTGGGGCAACTGGTGGCCTCGCTGCAAGGCATGAGCGAACGCTTGCACGGTGTGGTCTCCACCGTACGACTGGGTGCTGACAGCATTGCCGTAGCCTCCGGCGAAATCGCCAACGGCAACCTCGACCTGTCGGCGCGCACTGAAGAGCAGGCAGGGGCGCTGGAAGAGACGGCCGCGTCCATCGAGCAACTGACCTCCAGCGTGCGGACCAATTCCGAGCACGCGCACCAGGCCAATGACCTGGTCAAGTCGGCGGCTTCCATTGCCGGCCAGGGTGGTGTGGTGATGGATGAGCTCATCGCCACCATGGGCAACATCAACGAGTCCTCGCGCAAGATCGTGGACATCATCGGCGTGATCGATGGTATCGCCTTCCAGACCAACATCCTGGCCTTGAACGCGGCGGTGGAAGCCGCCCGCGCCGGCGAGCAGGGCCGCGGCTTCGCGGTGGTGGCCTCGGAAGTGCGCGCCCTGGCGCAACGCTCTGCTGCGGCGGCCAAGGAAATCAAGCAGCTCATCGATGACTCCGTCGAGAAGGTGGGCGCTGGTAGCCAACTGGTGGAAAAAGCCGGCAAGACCATGCAGGAAGTGGTGGGCAGCGTCCAGGGCGCGCACACGCTGGTGGGCGAGATCAGTACCGCCAGCCGCGAACAGGCCGAAGGCATCCACCAGGTCAACCAGGCGGTGAGCCAGATGGATGGCGTGACCCAGCAGAACGCGGCATTGGTGGAGCAGGCCGCAGCGGCCGCCAAGTCGCTGGAAGACCAGGCGGCACAATTGAAGCGTGCGGTGGCGTTCTTCGCCTTGCAGGTGGCGTAA
- a CDS encoding response regulator transcription factor, with protein METNPPVVYIVDDDEAVRTSLAWLLSSVNIRTECFDGPGAFLKAYDANSLSCLILDVRMPEISGFQLQDRLKEIGADIPVIFVSGHGDIPMSVRALHNGAVDFLEKPYNSQQMLERIQLTLKNVAGNMQARERRQQLKARLKTLTVREREILEKVIMGQSSKLIARDLNISVKTVDVHRASVKDKLGCQSTATLVRDVLMDFGPEFLKAA; from the coding sequence ATGGAAACCAACCCGCCGGTGGTGTACATCGTTGATGATGACGAAGCCGTTCGCACTTCCCTTGCCTGGCTGTTGAGCTCGGTCAATATCCGCACCGAATGCTTCGATGGCCCGGGAGCCTTTCTCAAGGCCTACGACGCCAATAGCCTGTCCTGCCTGATCCTGGATGTACGGATGCCCGAGATCAGCGGCTTCCAGTTGCAGGATCGCTTGAAGGAAATCGGTGCCGACATTCCCGTAATCTTCGTATCCGGTCATGGCGATATCCCGATGTCGGTGCGCGCCCTGCACAATGGCGCGGTCGATTTCCTGGAAAAACCCTACAACTCCCAGCAGATGCTGGAGCGCATCCAGCTGACCCTGAAGAACGTGGCCGGCAACATGCAGGCCCGCGAGCGGCGCCAGCAGTTGAAGGCGCGCCTGAAGACCCTGACCGTGCGAGAACGCGAGATTCTGGAAAAGGTCATCATGGGCCAGTCCAGCAAGCTCATCGCGCGCGATCTGAACATCAGCGTCAAGACGGTGGATGTGCATCGCGCCAGCGTCAAGGACAAGCTGGGCTGCCAGAGCACGGCCACGCTGGTGCGCGACGTGCTGATGGATTTCGGGCCGGAATTTCTCAAGGCGGCCTGA
- the hpaC gene encoding 4-hydroxyphenylacetate 3-monooxygenase, reductase component, whose amino-acid sequence MSTSAVERQETTPSSTAAAVRPALAPEQLEFRNAMAHLPAAVSIITTDGEGGRCGITASAVCSVTDTPPTILVCINRGSAMHDVFKNNGRLCVNVLSDELEQLAMHFSGATKVPMEERFAWDIWEAPGELGQPVLADALVKLQGRIREFKEVGTHSVMFVELAEVRVNEKKDSLIYFNRLFHKVKRTAL is encoded by the coding sequence ATGAGCACCAGCGCTGTAGAACGACAAGAAACCACGCCATCTTCCACTGCTGCGGCGGTCCGACCGGCGCTGGCCCCCGAGCAATTGGAGTTTCGCAATGCCATGGCGCACTTGCCGGCGGCAGTCTCCATCATCACCACCGATGGCGAGGGTGGACGGTGTGGCATCACCGCCAGTGCGGTCTGTTCAGTCACCGATACGCCGCCCACCATCCTGGTCTGCATCAATCGCGGCAGTGCCATGCATGACGTGTTCAAGAACAATGGCCGCCTGTGCGTGAACGTGCTCTCGGACGAACTGGAGCAACTGGCCATGCATTTTTCGGGCGCCACCAAGGTGCCCATGGAAGAGCGCTTTGCCTGGGATATCTGGGAAGCACCGGGCGAGCTGGGGCAACCGGTGCTGGCCGATGCACTGGTCAAGCTGCAGGGGCGTATCCGCGAGTTCAAGGAAGTGGGGACGCACTCGGTGATGTTCGTGGAACTGGCCGAGGTCAGGGTCAATGAGAAGAAGGACAGCCTCATCTACTTCAATCGCTTGTTCCATAAGGTCAAGCGCACGGCCTTGTAA
- a CDS encoding PDR/VanB family oxidoreductase has product MKLIVDRLTDETGDIRSFRLVRADGAALPAYEPGAHIDVTGPTGIVRQYSLCGPLEDRCGYTIAVKREPASRGGSAALHDTVQLGMELEVGTPRNLFALDARAPEHLLFGAGIGVTPLLAMAYRLWAEQKPFTLHYFVRAREHAAFVDLLENAPFAAQVCFHYAVMPAQMEHYLAACLAAGSKEAHVYTCGPAPFMEAVVKCAAANRSEEAIHLEHFQAAPAASEAVGGDGAFEVQLASSGKVVQIPVGIPIVDVLAREGIVIDTSCREGICGTCVVPLLEGEPDHRDNCLSKKEKAANDQICTCVSRARSARLVLDL; this is encoded by the coding sequence ATGAAACTGATCGTAGACAGACTCACCGACGAAACCGGCGACATCCGTTCCTTCCGCCTGGTGCGCGCCGATGGCGCCGCGCTGCCGGCCTATGAGCCGGGCGCTCACATCGACGTCACCGGGCCCACCGGTATCGTGCGCCAATACTCGCTGTGCGGCCCGCTGGAAGACCGCTGCGGCTACACCATCGCCGTCAAGCGTGAGCCCGCCTCACGCGGGGGCTCGGCGGCACTGCACGATACCGTGCAGCTGGGTATGGAACTGGAAGTGGGCACGCCGCGCAACCTGTTTGCACTGGATGCGAGGGCGCCCGAACATCTGCTGTTTGGCGCCGGCATTGGCGTGACGCCACTGCTGGCGATGGCCTATCGGCTGTGGGCCGAACAGAAGCCCTTCACGCTGCACTACTTCGTGCGCGCACGGGAACATGCGGCCTTTGTGGATCTGCTGGAGAACGCTCCCTTCGCGGCGCAGGTGTGCTTTCACTATGCCGTGATGCCGGCGCAGATGGAACATTACCTTGCCGCCTGCCTCGCCGCCGGCAGCAAGGAGGCGCACGTCTATACCTGCGGCCCGGCGCCTTTCATGGAAGCGGTGGTCAAGTGCGCTGCCGCCAATCGCAGCGAAGAGGCCATCCATCTGGAACACTTCCAGGCGGCTCCTGCTGCATCCGAGGCGGTGGGCGGCGATGGCGCCTTCGAAGTGCAACTGGCCAGCTCCGGCAAGGTGGTGCAGATCCCGGTGGGTATTCCCATCGTCGATGTGCTGGCGCGCGAGGGAATCGTCATCGATACCTCCTGCCGCGAGGGCATCTGCGGTACCTGCGTGGTACCGCTCCTGGAGGGGGAGCCGGATCATCGGGACAACTGCCTGTCGAAAAAGGAGAAGGCAGCCAATGACCAGATCTGCACCTGCGTCTCGCGCGCCAGGTCGGCGCGGCTGGTGCTGGATCTTTGA
- a CDS encoding aromatic-ring-hydroxylating dioxygenase subunit beta, whose product MNQQDTLQGIPAQMARAIAFIWKEAELLDRKDYAAWQDLWTEDGYYVVPIDQQTTDFAATLNYAYDNAHMRKIRIERLTSGHAMSAVDAAATVRTVSRFVPVHLSEELVEINSAQVLVGYKRQQHTMFVANVTHRLRFTPQGPKIEQKVIRLVNSMDSLNALGFLL is encoded by the coding sequence ATGAACCAACAAGACACCCTGCAAGGCATCCCCGCGCAAATGGCGCGCGCCATCGCCTTCATCTGGAAGGAAGCTGAACTTTTAGACCGCAAGGACTATGCCGCCTGGCAAGACCTGTGGACCGAAGACGGTTACTACGTGGTGCCGATCGACCAGCAGACCACCGACTTCGCGGCCACGCTGAACTACGCCTACGACAATGCCCACATGCGCAAGATCCGCATCGAGCGCCTCACCTCGGGACACGCAATGTCGGCCGTGGATGCCGCGGCCACCGTGCGCACCGTCTCGCGCTTCGTGCCGGTGCACCTGTCGGAGGAACTGGTGGAAATCAATTCGGCACAGGTGTTGGTGGGCTACAAGCGCCAGCAGCACACCATGTTCGTGGCCAACGTCACGCACCGCCTGCGCTTCACTCCGCAAGGGCCGAAGATCGAGCAGAAGGTGATCCGCCTGGTCAACTCGATGGATAGCTTGAACGCCCTGGGCTTCCTGCTCTAA
- a CDS encoding aromatic ring-hydroxylating oxygenase subunit alpha: MNAPLRFHPRKPDSSYADLVQDAVVDPSLYTDPAIFEVEMDKIFYRTWIWVAHESEIKNPGDFKTAQIGRQPVIVVRDKSGKINVLENRCRHRGATVCEKHKGNATGFTCPYHSWSYGLDGKLRGLPYPEGYEDVIEKADLPLQSLRTESYHGMIFASFNQEIEPLSDFLGHAKKWIDLFMKQGAGFPIKVQGEHKFSFKGNWKIQLENTTDGYHFPVVHKTFLSSVDEETSEMLSFMTDDQSITRSLGNGHSVMIMVPEHVDLDVDDGSEQLQERFAHVTEELSRTMPPEQVRRIVRSLHGAGFNLNLFPNVAMSMSFFRVLHPVSVGETQIRHVALGMEGGPEIANRERLRIHEHFQGPFGFGSPDDAEAWERVQAGAHAGRDAPILVNRGLNREWVDDNGDKVSHSTDESGMREAYAMWKKMMEK; encoded by the coding sequence ATGAACGCACCGCTACGCTTCCACCCTCGCAAGCCCGATTCTTCCTATGCCGACCTGGTACAGGATGCGGTGGTGGACCCTTCGCTCTATACCGATCCTGCCATCTTCGAAGTCGAGATGGACAAGATCTTCTACCGGACCTGGATCTGGGTCGCGCATGAAAGCGAGATCAAGAACCCGGGCGACTTCAAGACCGCCCAGATCGGCCGCCAGCCGGTCATCGTCGTGCGCGACAAGAGCGGCAAGATCAACGTGCTGGAAAACCGCTGCCGCCATCGCGGCGCCACCGTCTGCGAAAAGCACAAGGGCAATGCCACCGGGTTCACCTGTCCCTACCACAGCTGGTCCTATGGCCTGGACGGCAAGCTGCGCGGCCTGCCCTACCCGGAAGGCTATGAAGACGTGATCGAAAAAGCCGACCTGCCACTGCAAAGCCTGCGCACCGAGAGCTACCACGGCATGATCTTCGCCTCCTTCAACCAGGAGATCGAACCGCTGTCGGACTTCCTCGGCCATGCCAAGAAATGGATAGACCTGTTCATGAAGCAAGGCGCAGGCTTCCCCATCAAGGTCCAGGGCGAGCACAAGTTCAGCTTCAAGGGCAACTGGAAGATCCAGCTGGAAAACACCACCGATGGCTATCACTTCCCGGTGGTGCACAAGACCTTCCTGTCTTCCGTCGATGAAGAGACCTCCGAGATGCTCTCCTTCATGACCGACGATCAATCGATCACCCGCTCGCTGGGCAATGGCCACAGCGTCATGATCATGGTGCCCGAGCACGTGGACCTGGACGTGGACGATGGCAGCGAGCAATTGCAGGAACGCTTCGCCCACGTGACCGAAGAACTGTCCAGGACCATGCCGCCCGAGCAGGTGCGCCGCATCGTGCGCTCACTGCATGGCGCCGGCTTCAACCTGAACCTGTTCCCCAACGTGGCCATGTCGATGTCCTTCTTCCGGGTGCTGCATCCGGTGTCGGTGGGCGAGACCCAGATCCGCCACGTGGCGCTGGGCATGGAGGGCGGACCGGAGATCGCCAACCGGGAGCGGCTGCGCATCCATGAACATTTCCAGGGCCCGTTCGGCTTTGGCAGCCCGGATGACGCCGAAGCCTGGGAGCGCGTGCAGGCCGGCGCACACGCCGGGCGCGATGCACCCATCCTGGTCAACCGTGGCCTGAACCGCGAATGGGTGGATGACAACGGCGACAAGGTATCGCATTCGACCGATGAGAGCGGGATGCGCGAAGCCTATGCCATGTGGAAAAAGATGATGGAGAAGTGA
- a CDS encoding amidase family protein, whose protein sequence is MNNSAPRTIAGSGNALLSRFHLGGNGPTVAIKDCIDIAGQPTCGGSAALADAPPAQSHAEVVQRLLDTGWQIIARANMHELAYGMTGINDWNGTPVNPQDPGRMTGGSSSGSASAVGAGLVDLSIGSDTGGSIRLPAACCGVIGLKPTFGRVSRAGAYPAISSLDCVGPVARSMEMIIRAMTSIAPGFDRVAASAAAAHARVKRVTVQADDDVAAAVAQAFSASRWSATWWTPQHMHAAFEAGMTLINRETHDAFGHLLGQGKLGADIEQRLAAAATTTDAAVADAERVRAAFSAEVDAALADADALLLPTLPALPPTLQAIRQGTSVLLLSSLVRPFNLSGHPALTIPVPIAGSTLKAGLQLVGRKGDDERLCALGRHLEQALQALKPTP, encoded by the coding sequence ATGAACAATTCTGCTCCACGCACCATTGCCGGCAGCGGCAACGCCCTGCTCTCGCGCTTCCACCTGGGCGGCAACGGCCCGACGGTGGCCATCAAGGATTGCATCGACATCGCCGGCCAGCCCACCTGCGGCGGCAGCGCCGCGCTGGCCGATGCGCCCCCGGCGCAGTCCCATGCGGAGGTGGTGCAGAGGCTGCTCGACACCGGCTGGCAGATCATTGCCCGCGCCAACATGCATGAGCTGGCCTATGGCATGACCGGCATCAACGACTGGAACGGCACGCCGGTCAACCCGCAAGACCCAGGCCGCATGACCGGTGGTTCTTCCAGCGGCTCGGCCTCAGCCGTGGGCGCGGGGCTGGTCGATCTATCCATCGGCAGCGATACCGGCGGCTCGATCCGCCTGCCGGCGGCCTGTTGCGGCGTGATTGGCTTGAAGCCCACGTTCGGCCGCGTCAGCCGCGCCGGCGCCTATCCGGCCATCAGCAGTCTGGATTGCGTGGGGCCCGTGGCGCGCAGCATGGAAATGATCATCCGCGCCATGACCAGCATCGCGCCCGGCTTCGACCGCGTGGCCGCCAGCGCTGCAGCAGCCCATGCACGCGTGAAACGGGTGACGGTGCAAGCCGACGACGACGTCGCCGCCGCCGTCGCACAGGCCTTTTCCGCCAGCCGATGGAGCGCTACCTGGTGGACGCCGCAACACATGCACGCCGCCTTCGAAGCCGGCATGACCCTCATCAATCGCGAAACCCACGACGCCTTCGGCCACCTGCTGGGCCAAGGCAAGCTGGGCGCAGATATCGAACAACGCCTGGCAGCCGCAGCTACCACCACCGATGCCGCAGTGGCCGACGCCGAGCGCGTGCGCGCCGCTTTCAGCGCCGAGGTCGATGCGGCACTGGCCGACGCCGACGCACTGCTGCTGCCCACCCTGCCGGCACTGCCGCCCACGCTGCAAGCCATCCGCCAGGGCACATCGGTGCTGCTGCTGTCGTCGCTGGTGCGGCCCTTCAATCTGTCCGGCCATCCGGCATTGACCATCCCGGTGCCGATTGCCGGCAGCACGCTCAAGGCCGGCCTGCAACTGGTGGGACGCAAGGGCGACGACGAAAGACTGTGCGCTCTGGGGCGACATCTGGAACAGGCGCTACAGGCACTCAAGCCCACGCCATGA